One stretch of Rosistilla oblonga DNA includes these proteins:
- a CDS encoding ECF-type sigma factor: MSDITQILHQIDNGDLAAANDLLPLVYAELHRLAKRKMQHEIAGHTLQPTALVHEAYMRLVASNVGQEWDGRRHFFAAAAESMRRILIESARNRKSLKRGGDWARCQLAEEDAVAVPDNAEELLDLDAALTKLGETEPEMAKLVELRYFAGLSVEESAKALGISPRTVKRNWAFARAWLGRELRAEADS, translated from the coding sequence ATGTCCGACATCACCCAGATCCTGCATCAGATCGACAACGGCGATCTGGCGGCGGCCAACGATTTGCTCCCCTTGGTCTACGCGGAACTGCATCGGCTGGCAAAGCGGAAGATGCAGCATGAGATTGCAGGTCACACGCTGCAGCCGACGGCGCTGGTGCACGAAGCCTACATGCGGTTGGTAGCTAGCAACGTGGGGCAGGAGTGGGATGGACGAAGGCACTTCTTTGCCGCGGCGGCTGAATCGATGCGGCGGATCTTGATCGAGAGCGCTCGGAATCGCAAGAGTCTCAAGCGGGGCGGCGATTGGGCGCGGTGCCAGTTAGCCGAGGAGGATGCTGTCGCGGTCCCCGACAATGCCGAGGAGCTGCTGGACCTCGACGCCGCGCTCACCAAGCTGGGCGAGACCGAACCGGAGATGGCTAAACTGGTCGAGCTACGTTATTTCGCCGGTCTCAGCGTGGAAGAGTCGGCCAAGGCGCTCGGCATCTCGCCACGAACGGTCAAACGCAACTGGGCCTTTGCCCGAGCCTGGTTGGGACGCGAACTGCGGGCCGAAGCGGACAGCTAA